A genome region from Pseudomonas sp. S06B 330 includes the following:
- the rlmB gene encoding 23S rRNA (guanosine(2251)-2'-O)-methyltransferase RlmB yields MSQLEKIYGVHAVEALLRHHPKRVKQIWLSEGRSEPRLQPLLELAAQNRVAIGQAERREMDAWVEGVHQGVVAEVSPSQVWGEAMLEELLDRTEGAPLILVLDGVTDPHNLGACLRTADAAGALAVVVPKDKSATLTPAVRKVACGAAEVIPLVAVTNLARTLEKLQQRGLWVVGTAGEAEQELYQQDLTGPTILIMGAEGKGMRRLTREHCDFLVKLPMAGSVSSLNVSVATGVCLFEAVRQRQAKAKV; encoded by the coding sequence AAAATCTACGGCGTTCACGCCGTAGAAGCCCTGTTGCGTCATCACCCTAAGCGGGTCAAGCAGATCTGGTTGTCCGAAGGTCGCAGTGAACCGCGTCTACAGCCTCTGCTTGAACTGGCCGCGCAGAACCGCGTGGCGATCGGCCAGGCAGAGCGTCGCGAGATGGATGCCTGGGTTGAAGGCGTGCATCAAGGCGTTGTGGCTGAAGTCAGCCCAAGCCAGGTCTGGGGCGAGGCCATGCTCGAAGAGCTGCTCGATCGTACCGAAGGCGCGCCGTTGATCCTGGTGCTCGACGGTGTCACTGACCCGCACAACCTCGGCGCCTGCCTGCGCACCGCCGATGCGGCGGGTGCGCTGGCGGTGGTCGTGCCCAAGGACAAGTCGGCAACCCTGACCCCGGCGGTGCGGAAAGTGGCCTGCGGCGCTGCCGAAGTGATCCCGTTGGTGGCCGTGACTAACCTTGCGCGCACACTGGAAAAGCTCCAGCAGCGTGGCTTGTGGGTTGTCGGTACTGCGGGTGAGGCCGAGCAGGAGCTGTATCAGCAAGACCTGACCGGGCCGACCATCCTGATCATGGGGGCCGAAGGCAAGGGCATGCGCCGCTTGACCCGTGAGCACTGTGATTTCCTGGTTAAGCTGCCGATGGCCGGTAGCGTCAGCAGTCTGAACGTGTCGGTGGCGACTGGCGTGTGCCTGTTCGAGGCCGTTCGTCAGCGCCAGGCCAAAGCCAAGGTCTGA